Proteins found in one Homalodisca vitripennis isolate AUS2020 unplaced genomic scaffold, UT_GWSS_2.1 ScUCBcl_2314;HRSCAF=6938, whole genome shotgun sequence genomic segment:
- the LOC124371957 gene encoding probable tyrosyl-DNA phosphodiesterase, with protein MKDCRDTESNSGSGNIKKECDYGDRCYRKNPAHFQEFSHQHLHNLLETCERKGLQSLPEDFRAKISRQTVLEQLNILRSLKSSTNRNPTTDETQAKKLSIGLTETTNVNSENKKPSSSIESSSTSQRKRQSSSTDFWSSNEKGPPEQKRISPNQSGSTGKQFPSTGSSMGDQSNKGIKDSSDVALSSEEHRNRMQQARNMDEAMKYFQDVKKRSQGNICEKHKAAAPYYFFLTSVTDSRQTHKEPLSIQMFDILDPSLGDLESSLQINFMVEFGWLMAQYYTAQQRGKPLTLLYGEMDVDKLKFPNVTAVNVKPPSPFGSHHTKMCVMAYRDGSVRVCVHTANLVESDWDNRVQGVWLSPLCPALPLDTDSTAGESPTNFKQDLILYLSAYRLPELQPWISKLRRADFSHINVFFVASTPGSHKGVDSDKWGHAKLSSLLKRHVQITPKSSSPPPSWQIIAQCSSIGSLGPQPTAWFCGEVKQAMSGGMGLALQSAPPIRLVYPTFDNVAGSYDGLLGGGCLPYSKKTHEKQPWLQQYLYQWKSDSRNRTRAMPHIKTYCRVSPDLSQLAWFHLTSANLSKAAWGSLTKAGAISILSYEAGVLFLPKFVVGSNSFPIKEEVAGDMPVFPMPYDLPLTPFSSRDVPWFMDNLS; from the exons ATGAAAG ATTGCAGAGACACAGAGTCAAACAGTGGAAgcggaaatattaaaaaagagtgTGACTATGGTGATAGATGTTATAGGAAAAATCCAGCCCATTTTCAAGAATTCAGTCATCAACATT tacataATCTCTTAGAAACCTGTGAAAGGAAGGGTTTACAATCGTTGCCTGAAGATTTCAGAGCTAAAATTAGCAGACAAACAGTTTTAGAACAGTTGAATATTCTCAGAAGTTTAAAATCAAGCACAAATCGCAATCCAACAACTGATGAAACTCAGGCCAAGAAATTAAGTATAGGCCTAACTGAAACAACAAACGTTAATTCAGAGAACAAAAAACCAAGTTCTTCTATAGAAAGTTCAAG caCTTCACAAAGGAAGCGGCAGAGCTCAAGTACAGACTTTTGGAGCTCTAATGAAAAAGGACCACCTGAACAGAAAAGAATTAGCCCTAATCAAAGTGGCTCAACAGGAAAACAATTTCCAAGTACAGGATCCAGTATGGGAGACCAGAGTAATAAAGGAATTAAGGACTCATCAGATGTGGCTTTAAG TAGTGAGGAACATCGGAATAGAATGCAGCAAGCTCGGAATATGGACGAGGCAATGAAGTACTTCCAAGATGTGAAGAAGAGAAGTCAGGGCAACATTTGTGAGAAGCACAAAGCTGCTGCTCCGTACTACTTCTTCCTCACGTCTGTTACTGACTCCAGACAAACTCACAAGGAGCCGCTGTCAATACAGATGTTTG ATATTCTGGATCCATCTCTTGGAGACCTGGAATCTTCTCTTCAGATTAACTTCATGGTGGAATTCGGATGGCTCATGGCACAATATTACACAGCTCAACAACG CGGTAAACCTCTCACGTTACTGTATGGAGAAATGGACGTTGATAAGTTGAAGTTTCCGAATGTAACAGCTGTCAACGTGAAACCTCCCTCTCCATTTGGAAGCCATCATAC GAAGATGTGTGTGATGGCGTACCGAGACGGGAGTGTACGAGTGTGCGTACACACAGCCAACCTGGTAGAGTCGGACTGGGACAATCGGGTGCAAGGTGTCTGGCTGTCTCCTCTCTGTCCTGCACTACCCCTGGACACCGACTCCACTGCGGGGGAGTCACCTACAAACTTCAAGCAGGACCTGATACTGTACCTGTCAGCCTACAGGCTACCTGAACTGCAGCCCTGGATTAGTAAACTACGCAGGGCGGACTTCTCCCATATCAA TGTATTCTTTGTCGCGTCGACTCCCGGGTCACACAAAGGTGTGGATTCCGACAAGTGGGGACACGCCAAGCTAAGCTCACTGCTCAAGCGACATGTCCAGATCACGCCCAAGAGTAGTAGTCCTCCACCCTCGTGGCAGATCATCGCTCAGTGCTCCTCCATCGGTAGCCTAGGCCCCCAGCCCACAGCCTGGTTCTGTGGGGAGGTGAAGCAGGCCATGAGTGGTGGTATGGGCCTTGCCCTCCAGTCAGCACCACCCATCCGACTG GTGTACCCCACGTTCGACAATGTGGCGGGCAGCTATGATGGACTGCTGGGAGGAGGCTGCCTCCCCTACTCCAAGAAAACCCACGAGAAACAGCCTTGGCTTCAGCAGTACTTATA CCAGTGGAAGAGCGACAGCCGGAATCGCACCCGAGCGATGCCACACATCAAGACGTACTGTCGCGTGTCACCTGACCTGTCTCAGCTCGCTTGGTTCCACCTGACCTCTGCCAACCTCTCCAAGGCTGCGTGGGGTTCCTTGACCAAAGCTGGAGCCATCAGCATCCTGTCCTACGAGGCTGGTGTCCTTTTCCTGCCCAAGTTTGTG GTGGGGTCTAACAGTTTCCCAATAAAGGAAGAAGTAGCTGGAGATATGCCGGTCTTTCCTATGCCTTACGATTTACCTCTCACTCCCTTCTCTTCCAGAGACGTGCCTTGGTTCATGGACAATCTAAGCTAA